From a single Phacochoerus africanus isolate WHEZ1 chromosome 11, ROS_Pafr_v1, whole genome shotgun sequence genomic region:
- the LOC125111508 gene encoding uncharacterized protein LOC125111508 isoform X2: MSPPEPGIRNPTICLQTNDTLAFLVTHEHYPDYDLGHFYNTPGAFDWGRFRALAEESQLQDQSPHLFLQQFQQPGVYVFHLNSNRHRKMYVRTLPPGGQCFGEGPFVPTTPGYLIQTGIAKIPKPLKRSDWPGVLGEMVLLLGLCLLLLIQCHSLSWARKAAPQPTFRKHQQGYNLDAYASPSTQITSIRRGRPHQDSDTPRVKGGHGGSWEADEQVDLEGFDTETFFGILLKQSLSVTTKLGQTKEELKVLCLKLANEAQALQQLWGAERRIPASNGQLLESPQGERRQAAEAAARAAEDEARRRGHLAGRYAASLGHQLTLLRQDLRARQEQWGSFYSALAAAQRLLQAHWGSQPQLPQTMQKPEGPSYPCREVPQLDAVLDRLSQAVLQEGHRLKAWGVLGSGTGAKLLQPASTSPSGGLEDVRVNPVTKLVVPGPNCAMLPASGCTGPVPPGYFIHPDTGRVLPEAGNLGYDLQEATLVPTTDSSSGDVRTSEAAILPYVPFPTCPATGSPPATCLPVLQPRRTSQLGALMTDPITGLEVPVLAVTLHPHTRQWLTLGGTYRNPLTQTVTPLELGGPLEDPVTGNISPILGVGLDENTGQVLALGGLQDASGNLMLPGDNFVEPLSGNTVRLQGVSQQEGRTVPHAGGTQALLDANVLVAQKHVIAVLRRSQERPRLRRQGLLEAAIKDMRQALTLSLHHALQQARRLQRQQEAAESIQAGSSRIGMMCYPGTALQVPVLYGMEIPDPEGSGLMVPVLGMASDGNSGDTIPLAGSMEDASGKGLVPIAIGAQAIDALTGEPGPVIGAQMDPSARVVVPVVQVLEALPREVRDPGLLDTLEKELKAREQYWCHQEYEEAWLVEHLVALSQELLSTTGKASKQQLRAAQEACEALESCCLREMQRRAGALSSLSSPERGLLSQDRDEWEQEAQVMLGMQKVLQSLGQVAEKLRHAAGWLWGQEEEMRLQWSRNQSPQVWSRARKMVQHLSEEFQEVVRERQSFLDRALGQLQYQRELSRLQLLHTQIVASGTPVCLENYPGGRFYGTISMPPRDQAAACPLLIPFLRSLTAALVGAQGHGLGLEDGGPGTAPKSSWQDLPKPEIMQREELITVQPTDLSAREFVVYQYGLSILHLLAPQLHAPEITLQIASHLPAVEASDNPFQGSFFYQRAENTLFVARECLASVGSFVLLLIHCLAHIAAKDLHQDSSPAFLRSFYKGLKAYFREAFAITLRMSAVSWDSKLDQSISAVLLEEQPISERGRDLLSKLIERKHESHLMPESSEEYIKKNKDLLLFTNMDHFLKSILAAEQQIPRKPRDQLGGEDKVRCLYGLLHEDWMLLYNLEIFIVSLGPHV, encoded by the exons ATGTCACCCCCAGAGCCTGGCATCCGAAACCCTACCATCTGCCTCCAAACCAATGATACCCTGGCCTTCCTGGTGACCCATGAGCATTATCCCGACTATGACCT GGGCCACTTCTATAACACACCTGGGGCATTTGACTGGGGGCGCTTCCGGGCCCTGGCTGAGGAGTCCCAGCTCCAAGATCAAAGCCCGCACCTCTTCCTGCAGCAGTTTCAGCAGCCTGGCGTCTATGTCTTTCATCTGAACAGCAATCGGCATCGGAAGATG TATGTTCGCACGCTCCCGCCAGGGGGCCAGTGTTTTGGGGAAGGGCCCTTTGTCCCCACGACTCCGGGGTATCTCATCCAAACTGGCATCGCCAAGATCCCCAAGCCCCTGAAGAGGTCTGACTGGCCAGGAGTCCTGGGGGAGATGGTTCTGCTCCTGGGGCTCTGCCTGCTTCTGTTG ATTCAGTGTCACAGCCTGAGCTGGGCCCGGAAGGCGGCTCCCCAACCCACCTTCAGGAAGCATCAGCAGGGCTACAACCTGGACGCCTACGCCTCCCCAAGCACTCAGATAACATCCATTAGGAGAGGCCGACCACACCAAGACTCAGACACCCCCAGGGTTAAGGGAGGTCATG gggGGAGCTGGGAGGCTGACGAGCAGGTGGACCTGGAGGGCTTTGACACAGAAACCTTCTTTGGGATTCTGCTCAAGCAGTCTCTGTCGGTGACAACCAAACTCGGCCAGACCAAGGAGGAG CTCAAAGTCCTCTGCCTCAAACTTGCGAACGAAGCCCAGGCCCTCCAGCAGCTGTGGGGAGCTGAGCGTCGCATCCCAGCCTCCAACGGCCAGCTTCTGGAGAGCCCCCAGGGGGAGCGGCGACAG GCTGCGGAGGCAGCTGCCAGGGCGGCGGAGGACGAGGCCAGGCGGAGGGGGCACCTGGCAGGCCGGTACGCAGCAAGCCTTGGTCACCAGCTGACGCTCCTTCGCCAAGACCTCCGTGCAAGGCAGGAGCAGTGGGGCTCCTTCTACTCAGCGCTTGCGGCAGCTCAGCGGCTGCTGCAGGCACATTGGGGCTCCCAGCCGCAGCTCCCCCAGACTATGCAGAAGCCAGAAGG gccatcGTACCCCTGCAGAGAAGTCCCTCAGCTGGATGCTGTGCTGGACCGCTTGTCCCAGGCTGTGCTGCAGGAGGGCCACCGCCTGAAGGCCTGGGGCGTCCTGGGCTCTGGCACTGGggccaagctgctgcagccag CCTCAACAAGCCCTTCAGGGGGCCTTGAAGATGTCCGTGTGAATCCTGTCACCAAGTTGGTGGTGCCTGGCCCCAACTGTGCGATGCTGCCAGCCAGCGGCTGCACCGGGCCCGTACCTCCGGGCTACTTCATCCACCCTGACACTGGGCGGGTGCTGCCTGAGGCTGGAAATCTGGGCTATGATCTGCAGGAAGCTACCCTGGTGCCTACCACTGACTCCAGTTCTG GTGACGTCCGAACATCAGAAGCTGCCATCCTCCCCTATGTGCCCTTCCCAACCTGTCCTGCCACGGGCTCCCCTCCGGCCACCTGCCTGCCTGTCCTGCAGCCAAGAAGGACGTCACAGCTGGGGGCTCTCATGACAGACCCCATCACTGGCCTGGAGGTGCCCGTGCTGGCTGTGACTCTGCACCCACACACGAGGCAGTGGCTCACCCTCGGGGGGACGTACCGCAACCCCCTCACCCAGACCGTGACCCCTCTAGAGCTGGGGGGCCCCCTGGAGGATCCAGTCACAGGAAACATCTCGCCAATCCTGGGAGTCGGGCTGGATGAAAATACAG GTCAGGTGCTGGCCCTGGGAGGGCTGCAAGATGCCTCGGGGAACCTCATGCTACCTGGGGACAACTTTGTGGAGCCGCTGAGCGGAAACACTGTCCGGCTCCAGGGAGTTTCCCAACAGGAGGGCCGGACGGTGCCCCATGCGGGCGGCACACAGGCCCTGCTGGATGCCAATGTGCTGGTGGCCCAGAAGCATGTGATTGCAGTACTCCGCAGGTCCCAGGAGAGGCCAAGGTTGAGGAGACAGGGGCTTCTGGAGGCTGCAATCAAGGACATGAGACAGGCACTGACCTTGAGTCTGCACCACGCCCTGCAGCAGGCTCGGAGGCTGCAGAGACAGCAGGAGGCAGCAGAGAGCAtccaggctggcagcagcaggatAG GAATGATGTGCTACCCGGGGACAGCGCTACAGGTCCCCGTCCTGTATGGGATGGAGATCCCAGACCCTGAGGGCTCAGGACTCATGGTGCCCGTGCTGGGCATGGCgagtgatgggaactctggtgacACCATCCCTCTGGCAGGTTCAATGGAAGATGCCAGCGGCAAAG GTCTCGTCCCAATTGCAATTGGGGCTCAAGCCATAGATGCCTTGACTGGTGAGCCTGGTCCGGTCATCGGTGCTCAGATGGATCCCTCTGCCAGGGTGGTGGTGCCCGTTGTCCAGGTGCTGGAGGCCTTACCCCGGGAAGTGAGAGACCCTGGTCTG CTGGACACCCTGGAGAAGGAGCTGAAGGCCCGGGAGCAGTACTGGTGCCACCAGGAATATGAAGAGGCGTGGTTGGTGGAACATCTGGTGGCCCTGAGCCAGGAGCTGTTGTCCACAACAGGCAAAGCTTCCAAGCAGCAG CTCAGAGCTGCACAGGAGGCCTGCGAGGCCCTGGAGTCCTGCTGCCTGCGGGAGATGCAGAGGAGAGCCGGAGCCCTAAGCAGCCTGAGCAGCCCAGAGCGTGGCCTGCTCTCTCAAG ACAGAGATGAGTGGGAACAGGAGGCGCAGGTGATGCTGGGCATGCAGAAGGTCCTGCAGAGTCTAGGGCAGGTGGCAGAAAAACTCAGGCACGCAGCTGGCTGGCTGTGGGGCCAGGAGGAGGAGATGCGGCTACAATGGAGCAGGAATCAGAGCCCACAGGTCTGGAGCCGTGCCAGGAAG ATGGTTCAGCATCTCTCCGAGGAGTTTCAGGAAGTGGTGAGGGAGAGACAGAGCTTCCTGGACAGGGCCCTGGGTCAGCTGCAGTACCAACGGGAGCTCAGCCGTCTCCAACTCCTGCATACCCAG ATCGTGGCCTCAGGAACACCTGTGTGTTTGGAGAATTACCCTGGAGGCAGGTTTTACGGAACAATCAGCATGCCTCCCAGGGACCAGGCTGCAGCCTGCCCACTGTTGATTCCCTTCCTGAGGAGCCTCACTGCAGCATTAGTGGGAGCTCAAGGCCATGGCCTAGGATTGGAGGATGGGGGCCCAGGAACAG CCCCCAAAAGCTCTTGGCAGGACCTCCCAAAACCTGAGATAATGCAGAGGGAAGAACTAATCACTGTGCAGCCCACAGACCTATCTGCCAGGGAGTTTGTGGTTTACCAGTACGGCCTCTCCATCCTGCACCTCCTCGCCCCTCAGCTTCAT GCTCCAGAAATCACCCTGCAGATTGCTTCTCATCTTCCTGCTGTGGAAGCCTCAGACAATCCCTTCCAAGGTTCCTTCTTCTATCAG CGTGCTGAGAACACGCTGTTTGTTGCGAGAGAGTGTTTGGCATCAGTGGGAAGCTTCGTTCTGCTGTTGATCCACTGCCTGGCCCACATCGCAGCCAAGGACCTCCACCAGGACTCCAGCCCTGCCTTTCTGAGGTCATTTTACAAG GGGTTGAAGGCCTATTTCAGGGAGGCCTTCGCCATCACTCTGCGCATGTCAGCAGTTTCCTGGGACAGTAAACTTGACCAAAGCATCAGTGCTGTTCTGCTGGAAGAGCAGCCCATCTCTGAAAGAGGAAGAGATCTTCTCTCTAAACTCATTGAAAGGAAGCATGAGTCTCACTTGATGCCAGAGTCATCAGAGGAG tatattaagaaaaacaaagaccttCTACTTTTTACCAACATGGACCATTTCCTGAAAAGCATCCTCGCTGCAGAGCAACAAATTCCAAGAAAACCAAGAGATCAGCTTGGGGGTGAAGATAAGGTGAGATGCCTGTATGGTCTACTGCATGAAGATTGGATGTTGCTCTATAACTTGGAAATTTTTATTGTGTCTTTGGGGCCACATGTATAG
- the LOC125111508 gene encoding uncharacterized protein LOC125111508 isoform X1 yields MSPPEPGIRNPTICLQTNDTLAFLVTHEHYPDYDLGHFYNTPGAFDWGRFRALAEESQLQDQSPHLFLQQFQQPGVYVFHLNSNRHRKMYVRTLPPGGQCFGEGPFVPTTPGYLIQTGIAKIPKPLKRSDWPGVLGEMVLLLGLCLLLLIQCHSLSWARKAAPQPTFRKHQQGYNLDAYASPSTQITSIRRGRPHQDSDTPRVKGGHGGSWEADEQVDLEGFDTETFFGILLKQSLSVTTKLGQTKEELKVLCLKLANEAQALQQLWGAERRIPASNGQLLESPQGERRQAAEAAARAAEDEARRRGHLAGRYAASLGHQLTLLRQDLRARQEQWGSFYSALAAAQRLLQAHWGSQPQLPQTMQKPEGPSYPCREVPQLDAVLDRLSQAVLQEGHRLKAWGVLGSGTGAKLLQPASTSPSGGLEDVRVNPVTKLVVPGPNCAMLPASGCTGPVPPGYFIHPDTGRVLPEAGNLGYDLQEATLVPTTDSSSGDVRTSEAAILPYVPFPTCPATGSPPATCLPVLQPRRTSQLGALMTDPITGLEVPVLAVTLHPHTRQWLTLGGTYRNPLTQTVTPLELGGPLEDPVTGNISPILGVGLDENTGQVLALGGLQDASGNLMLPGDNFVEPLSGNTVRLQGVSQQEGRTVPHAGGTQALLDANVLVAQKHVIAVLRRSQERPRLRRQGLLEAAIKDMRQALTLSLHHALQQARRLQRQQEAAESIQAGSSRIGMMCYPGTALQVPVLYGMEIPDPEGSGLMVPVLGMASDGNSGDTIPLAGSMEDASGKGLVPIAIGAQAIDALTGEPGPVIGAQMDPSARVVVPVVQVLEALPREVRDPGLLDTLEKELKAREQYWCHQEYEEAWLVEHLVALSQELLSTTGKASKQQLRAAQEACEALESCCLREMQRRAGALSSLSSPERGLLSQADRDEWEQEAQVMLGMQKVLQSLGQVAEKLRHAAGWLWGQEEEMRLQWSRNQSPQVWSRARKMVQHLSEEFQEVVRERQSFLDRALGQLQYQRELSRLQLLHTQIVASGTPVCLENYPGGRFYGTISMPPRDQAAACPLLIPFLRSLTAALVGAQGHGLGLEDGGPGTAPKSSWQDLPKPEIMQREELITVQPTDLSAREFVVYQYGLSILHLLAPQLHAPEITLQIASHLPAVEASDNPFQGSFFYQRAENTLFVARECLASVGSFVLLLIHCLAHIAAKDLHQDSSPAFLRSFYKGLKAYFREAFAITLRMSAVSWDSKLDQSISAVLLEEQPISERGRDLLSKLIERKHESHLMPESSEEYIKKNKDLLLFTNMDHFLKSILAAEQQIPRKPRDQLGGEDKVRCLYGLLHEDWMLLYNLEIFIVSLGPHV; encoded by the exons ATGTCACCCCCAGAGCCTGGCATCCGAAACCCTACCATCTGCCTCCAAACCAATGATACCCTGGCCTTCCTGGTGACCCATGAGCATTATCCCGACTATGACCT GGGCCACTTCTATAACACACCTGGGGCATTTGACTGGGGGCGCTTCCGGGCCCTGGCTGAGGAGTCCCAGCTCCAAGATCAAAGCCCGCACCTCTTCCTGCAGCAGTTTCAGCAGCCTGGCGTCTATGTCTTTCATCTGAACAGCAATCGGCATCGGAAGATG TATGTTCGCACGCTCCCGCCAGGGGGCCAGTGTTTTGGGGAAGGGCCCTTTGTCCCCACGACTCCGGGGTATCTCATCCAAACTGGCATCGCCAAGATCCCCAAGCCCCTGAAGAGGTCTGACTGGCCAGGAGTCCTGGGGGAGATGGTTCTGCTCCTGGGGCTCTGCCTGCTTCTGTTG ATTCAGTGTCACAGCCTGAGCTGGGCCCGGAAGGCGGCTCCCCAACCCACCTTCAGGAAGCATCAGCAGGGCTACAACCTGGACGCCTACGCCTCCCCAAGCACTCAGATAACATCCATTAGGAGAGGCCGACCACACCAAGACTCAGACACCCCCAGGGTTAAGGGAGGTCATG gggGGAGCTGGGAGGCTGACGAGCAGGTGGACCTGGAGGGCTTTGACACAGAAACCTTCTTTGGGATTCTGCTCAAGCAGTCTCTGTCGGTGACAACCAAACTCGGCCAGACCAAGGAGGAG CTCAAAGTCCTCTGCCTCAAACTTGCGAACGAAGCCCAGGCCCTCCAGCAGCTGTGGGGAGCTGAGCGTCGCATCCCAGCCTCCAACGGCCAGCTTCTGGAGAGCCCCCAGGGGGAGCGGCGACAG GCTGCGGAGGCAGCTGCCAGGGCGGCGGAGGACGAGGCCAGGCGGAGGGGGCACCTGGCAGGCCGGTACGCAGCAAGCCTTGGTCACCAGCTGACGCTCCTTCGCCAAGACCTCCGTGCAAGGCAGGAGCAGTGGGGCTCCTTCTACTCAGCGCTTGCGGCAGCTCAGCGGCTGCTGCAGGCACATTGGGGCTCCCAGCCGCAGCTCCCCCAGACTATGCAGAAGCCAGAAGG gccatcGTACCCCTGCAGAGAAGTCCCTCAGCTGGATGCTGTGCTGGACCGCTTGTCCCAGGCTGTGCTGCAGGAGGGCCACCGCCTGAAGGCCTGGGGCGTCCTGGGCTCTGGCACTGGggccaagctgctgcagccag CCTCAACAAGCCCTTCAGGGGGCCTTGAAGATGTCCGTGTGAATCCTGTCACCAAGTTGGTGGTGCCTGGCCCCAACTGTGCGATGCTGCCAGCCAGCGGCTGCACCGGGCCCGTACCTCCGGGCTACTTCATCCACCCTGACACTGGGCGGGTGCTGCCTGAGGCTGGAAATCTGGGCTATGATCTGCAGGAAGCTACCCTGGTGCCTACCACTGACTCCAGTTCTG GTGACGTCCGAACATCAGAAGCTGCCATCCTCCCCTATGTGCCCTTCCCAACCTGTCCTGCCACGGGCTCCCCTCCGGCCACCTGCCTGCCTGTCCTGCAGCCAAGAAGGACGTCACAGCTGGGGGCTCTCATGACAGACCCCATCACTGGCCTGGAGGTGCCCGTGCTGGCTGTGACTCTGCACCCACACACGAGGCAGTGGCTCACCCTCGGGGGGACGTACCGCAACCCCCTCACCCAGACCGTGACCCCTCTAGAGCTGGGGGGCCCCCTGGAGGATCCAGTCACAGGAAACATCTCGCCAATCCTGGGAGTCGGGCTGGATGAAAATACAG GTCAGGTGCTGGCCCTGGGAGGGCTGCAAGATGCCTCGGGGAACCTCATGCTACCTGGGGACAACTTTGTGGAGCCGCTGAGCGGAAACACTGTCCGGCTCCAGGGAGTTTCCCAACAGGAGGGCCGGACGGTGCCCCATGCGGGCGGCACACAGGCCCTGCTGGATGCCAATGTGCTGGTGGCCCAGAAGCATGTGATTGCAGTACTCCGCAGGTCCCAGGAGAGGCCAAGGTTGAGGAGACAGGGGCTTCTGGAGGCTGCAATCAAGGACATGAGACAGGCACTGACCTTGAGTCTGCACCACGCCCTGCAGCAGGCTCGGAGGCTGCAGAGACAGCAGGAGGCAGCAGAGAGCAtccaggctggcagcagcaggatAG GAATGATGTGCTACCCGGGGACAGCGCTACAGGTCCCCGTCCTGTATGGGATGGAGATCCCAGACCCTGAGGGCTCAGGACTCATGGTGCCCGTGCTGGGCATGGCgagtgatgggaactctggtgacACCATCCCTCTGGCAGGTTCAATGGAAGATGCCAGCGGCAAAG GTCTCGTCCCAATTGCAATTGGGGCTCAAGCCATAGATGCCTTGACTGGTGAGCCTGGTCCGGTCATCGGTGCTCAGATGGATCCCTCTGCCAGGGTGGTGGTGCCCGTTGTCCAGGTGCTGGAGGCCTTACCCCGGGAAGTGAGAGACCCTGGTCTG CTGGACACCCTGGAGAAGGAGCTGAAGGCCCGGGAGCAGTACTGGTGCCACCAGGAATATGAAGAGGCGTGGTTGGTGGAACATCTGGTGGCCCTGAGCCAGGAGCTGTTGTCCACAACAGGCAAAGCTTCCAAGCAGCAG CTCAGAGCTGCACAGGAGGCCTGCGAGGCCCTGGAGTCCTGCTGCCTGCGGGAGATGCAGAGGAGAGCCGGAGCCCTAAGCAGCCTGAGCAGCCCAGAGCGTGGCCTGCTCTCTCAAG CAGACAGAGATGAGTGGGAACAGGAGGCGCAGGTGATGCTGGGCATGCAGAAGGTCCTGCAGAGTCTAGGGCAGGTGGCAGAAAAACTCAGGCACGCAGCTGGCTGGCTGTGGGGCCAGGAGGAGGAGATGCGGCTACAATGGAGCAGGAATCAGAGCCCACAGGTCTGGAGCCGTGCCAGGAAG ATGGTTCAGCATCTCTCCGAGGAGTTTCAGGAAGTGGTGAGGGAGAGACAGAGCTTCCTGGACAGGGCCCTGGGTCAGCTGCAGTACCAACGGGAGCTCAGCCGTCTCCAACTCCTGCATACCCAG ATCGTGGCCTCAGGAACACCTGTGTGTTTGGAGAATTACCCTGGAGGCAGGTTTTACGGAACAATCAGCATGCCTCCCAGGGACCAGGCTGCAGCCTGCCCACTGTTGATTCCCTTCCTGAGGAGCCTCACTGCAGCATTAGTGGGAGCTCAAGGCCATGGCCTAGGATTGGAGGATGGGGGCCCAGGAACAG CCCCCAAAAGCTCTTGGCAGGACCTCCCAAAACCTGAGATAATGCAGAGGGAAGAACTAATCACTGTGCAGCCCACAGACCTATCTGCCAGGGAGTTTGTGGTTTACCAGTACGGCCTCTCCATCCTGCACCTCCTCGCCCCTCAGCTTCAT GCTCCAGAAATCACCCTGCAGATTGCTTCTCATCTTCCTGCTGTGGAAGCCTCAGACAATCCCTTCCAAGGTTCCTTCTTCTATCAG CGTGCTGAGAACACGCTGTTTGTTGCGAGAGAGTGTTTGGCATCAGTGGGAAGCTTCGTTCTGCTGTTGATCCACTGCCTGGCCCACATCGCAGCCAAGGACCTCCACCAGGACTCCAGCCCTGCCTTTCTGAGGTCATTTTACAAG GGGTTGAAGGCCTATTTCAGGGAGGCCTTCGCCATCACTCTGCGCATGTCAGCAGTTTCCTGGGACAGTAAACTTGACCAAAGCATCAGTGCTGTTCTGCTGGAAGAGCAGCCCATCTCTGAAAGAGGAAGAGATCTTCTCTCTAAACTCATTGAAAGGAAGCATGAGTCTCACTTGATGCCAGAGTCATCAGAGGAG tatattaagaaaaacaaagaccttCTACTTTTTACCAACATGGACCATTTCCTGAAAAGCATCCTCGCTGCAGAGCAACAAATTCCAAGAAAACCAAGAGATCAGCTTGGGGGTGAAGATAAGGTGAGATGCCTGTATGGTCTACTGCATGAAGATTGGATGTTGCTCTATAACTTGGAAATTTTTATTGTGTCTTTGGGGCCACATGTATAG